In Musa acuminata AAA Group cultivar baxijiao chromosome BXJ2-3, Cavendish_Baxijiao_AAA, whole genome shotgun sequence, the following proteins share a genomic window:
- the LOC135606525 gene encoding wound-induced protein 1-like yields the protein MATKGLVESLYDSLARGDMKAVAALMAEDVEWWFHGPRRCQYMRRLLTGEAGHGDFRFRPRAVTAIGGWVVAEGWEGKHAYWVHAWAVDGGVITRFREYFNTSVTVRECGGGCTSTVSGDGGTLWQSRAPAQGGRSLPGLVLAV from the coding sequence ATGGCAACCAAGGGGTTGGTGGAGTCCTTGTACGACTCACTGGCGAGGGGAGACATGAAGGCCGTGGCGGCATTGATGGCGGAGGACGTGGAGTGGTGGTTCCACGGCCCCCGGCGGTGCCAGTACATGAGGCGGCTGCTGACCGGGGAAGCGGGGCACGGAGACTTCCGCTTCAGGCCGCGGGCGGTGACGGCGATCGGGGGCTGGGTGGTGGCGGAGGGGTGGGAGGGGAAGCACGCCTACTGGGTCCACGCCTGGGCCGTCGACGGCGGCGTCATCACCCGGTTCAGGGAGTACTTCAACACGTCCGTCACCGTGCGCGAGTGTGGCGGCGGCTGCACCTCCACGGTCTCCGGCGATGGCGGCACCTTATGGCAGAGCAGGGCTCCAGCGCAGGGCGGCCGGTCTCTCCCCGGGCTTGTCCTCGCCGTTTAG